Below is a genomic region from Bacillus mycoides.
TTGTATCAGAAAGTGTTGAAGCGCACGAACGTGGAAAAATAGTTGTACTATTAGAAAGCTTTTGGGCTGGTGGTTGGTTAATCGCAGCTCTTATCTCATATTTTGTTATTCCTAAATACGGTTGGGAAGTTGCTATGGTATTAAGTGCAGTTCCAGCGTTATATGCTTTATATTTAAGATGGAATTTACCCGATTCTCCAAGGTTCCAAAAGGTTGCAAAAAGGCCATCTGTTATTGAAAATATAAAATCGGTTTGGTCTGGAGAATATCGTAAAGCAACAATTATGTTATGGATTCTATGGTTTTGTGTGGTCTTTTCCTATTATGGAATGTTCCTTTGGTTACCTAGTGTAATGGTACTGAAAGGCTTTAGTTTAATAAAAAGTTTTCAGTACGTACTCATTATGACTTTAGCTCAACTTCCAGGATATTTCACAGCTGCATGGTTTATTGAACGTCTTGGTCGTAAATTTGTATTGGTTACGTATTTAATTGGTACAGCATGTAGTGCTTATGTGTTCGGAATTGCGGATTCATTAACAGCATTAATAGTGGCGGGTATGTTACTATCCTTCTTTAATTTAGGTGCTTGGGGTGCATTATACGCTTATACACCGGAACAGTATCCAACAACTATTCGCGGTACAGGTGCAGGAATGGCAGCTGCATTTGGGCGTATTGGTGGTATTCTTGGACCACTATTAGTAGGGTATTTAGTTGCTTCACAAGCTTCACTATCGCTAATATTTACGATTTTCTGTGGATCAATTTTAATTGGGGCACTTGCTGTAGTTATACTTGGTCAAGAAACGAAACAGAGGGAATTAGTATAAAGAGAAACCTTAATCAGTGGTGTTTTGTCCATCAACCACTGATTATTAGCCCGCACCAATCGGGATAAAAGAAAAGGGGAACCAAAGTGGTTTCCTTTTTTCTGTTTTTTTAGATAAATAATGGTATAGTAAGAAAAAGGGAATGTTTCTTACTAAAGCGAATGTATACAACAAGACATATGGACAAAGGAATTAGGTGGCTGGATAAATGAAAATCTTACTTATCATGGAAGAAACAGAAGAGCGAAGAAAATTAGTTGAGAACTTTACTGAAAACATTCGAAATGTAGAATGTTTTGAAGCGAAAACTGGAACAGAATCTTTGCTAATAATGAAAAAACATACACCTGATTTTGTTTTTTTAAATTCGCAATTAATGGATGGTACCGGTTTTGAATATTCGAGTTTGTTACGAGAAGTGAATTGTTATACGAAATTTATTTTTATTGGTGAGGATATAGAAGAGGCAATTACAGCTTTTCG
It encodes:
- a CDS encoding MFS transporter; this encodes MSKVKEISKRKLLGIAGLGWLFDAMDVGMLSFVIVALQKDWGLSTQEMGWIGSVNSIGMAVGALLFGILSDKIGRKSVFIITLLLFSIGSGLTALTTTFAMFLVLRFLIGMGLGGELPVASTLVSESVEAHERGKIVVLLESFWAGGWLIAALISYFVIPKYGWEVAMVLSAVPALYALYLRWNLPDSPRFQKVAKRPSVIENIKSVWSGEYRKATIMLWILWFCVVFSYYGMFLWLPSVMVLKGFSLIKSFQYVLIMTLAQLPGYFTAAWFIERLGRKFVLVTYLIGTACSAYVFGIADSLTALIVAGMLLSFFNLGAWGALYAYTPEQYPTTIRGTGAGMAAAFGRIGGILGPLLVGYLVASQASLSLIFTIFCGSILIGALAVVILGQETKQRELV